One segment of Fundidesulfovibrio soli DNA contains the following:
- the pstA gene encoding phosphate ABC transporter permease PstA, producing the protein MEISSTLVRRRKFAQWSMWNVFRGASLVNAAALGLICVFLLVNGLPAISWEFLTQPPRDSMTAGGIMPCIVGTVILSVGAMLVAFPLGVCAAIFLNEYARPGLTVRIIRLGIANLAGVPSVVFGLFGLAFFVTFFGMGVSILSGVLTLTILVLPVIIGTAEEALKSVPNTYREASLGLGATKWQTIRLVVLPAALPGMLTGAILGLSRAAGETAAIMFTAAVYYAPQLPKSIFSDVMALPYHIYVLATAGTDIEKTRPLQYGTALVLIALVLGMNLIAIIYRAKLQKKR; encoded by the coding sequence ATGGAAATCAGCTCCACACTCGTGCGCAGGAGAAAATTCGCCCAGTGGTCCATGTGGAACGTGTTCCGGGGGGCCTCCCTGGTGAACGCGGCCGCCCTGGGCCTGATCTGCGTGTTCCTGCTGGTCAACGGCCTGCCGGCCATCTCCTGGGAGTTCCTGACACAGCCCCCGCGCGACTCAATGACCGCCGGCGGCATCATGCCCTGCATCGTGGGCACGGTGATCCTTTCGGTGGGGGCCATGCTGGTGGCCTTCCCCTTGGGAGTCTGCGCGGCCATCTTCCTCAACGAATACGCCCGCCCCGGCCTGACCGTGCGCATCATCCGCCTGGGCATCGCCAACCTGGCGGGCGTGCCCTCGGTGGTGTTCGGCCTCTTCGGCCTGGCCTTCTTCGTCACCTTCTTCGGCATGGGGGTGAGCATCCTCTCGGGCGTGCTGACCCTGACCATCCTGGTGCTGCCGGTGATCATCGGCACCGCCGAGGAGGCCCTGAAATCCGTGCCCAACACCTACCGCGAGGCCTCCCTGGGCCTGGGGGCCACCAAGTGGCAGACCATCCGCCTGGTGGTGCTGCCCGCGGCCCTGCCCGGCATGCTCACCGGGGCCATCCTGGGCCTTTCGCGCGCGGCGGGCGAGACGGCTGCCATCATGTTCACGGCGGCTGTGTATTACGCCCCGCAGCTGCCCAAATCCATATTCTCAGACGTCATGGCGCTGCCCTACCACATCTACGTGCTGGCCACGGCGGGCACGGACATCGAGAAGACCCGCCCCCTGCAATACGGCACCGCCCTGGTGCTCATCGCCCTGGTGCTGGGCATGAACCTGATCGCCATCATCTACCGGGCCAAGCTGCAGAAGAAGCGCTGA